The window tcatCCTAAGGAGGATAAAAAGAAGGGTCTGCCCCAACCTCCTTACACCATGAGCCTGCATGGGATAGAGATGTATATTAAGCCTGAGAATTTCTCATAGCTTGTGACCTGAGAGATGACGAAAGCCACATAGTACCACCACTTGCTAGATAAGATTGATAATAGCAATCCTCGGTAGCACTTGACGCAATTCCAGTAGTGATTATATTGACCTCAATAGTGGCAGATGATATTCAATGATCACTCTTGAAACCCGGAAGTCGTGAAGCACCTCCAACAAATCGATTTCTCATGAATGCTGAACttaagggatgaatgaaaatcTATGAATTAGAACCCTAAGAACTGAAACTCTGCTTTTATCTACAGTAGTAGCTTGAGAAGAGTGCAGCATGATCCAAAGTCCAACTCCAAGTGATGAATCCCTAACTCTTCGCAGAAACGTCGCTCTCCAATAACATGACTAGAAACACTTTATCCGACAACCTAAACTTTGGAGGAGGCAGAACAACTCAAAGAGACTCTCCACCAAACAATCTCCCCAAAAAACGAAAGCAACAAGAGGCCGAGACAacgaaaaaggaaaaaattcaACTCGGATAGAGCAAATCCACAAAGACTAGCTTCGTCAAAGTGACACCGCAGGAAGACTCACAAGAAACCGCAGATCGAGACATGAAGGAGTCAAAGCGAAGATAAATCCTGAACAGATGACCCCCAATCGATGCTAGTACAAAAGCGAAAGAGATGACAAGTCACCACATCCTTGACATCCATCGACGACTGAATAACACGCCAGATCCATAAGAGCCACACCATAGATGCGAGCCAAACTCAAAAACTCCATGAAAACACACACGAGGTAaatcaaaacaaagaagaagaagaatggaaGCCCTCTCCGGTGGTGTCTAGGAGCGACAATCACCGGAGAGGCAGAGATCTAGTGCACGAAAACTTGGCGGCTAGGTTAAAAAGGAGATCTAGATCGCAGAAAGTTTTCTTTCAGTATAGTTCTACTTTGATATCGTTTAATATCGTTTTCTTCTTATCttgatttcaaattttcaatgtCTGCTCGATGTCGCCATCTTGAAAGATTTTCATATCTCAACATTTATTGATTTTCTTGGCGAGGtaattagggtttttttttggtaaaaagagGTAATTAGGGTTAATTGCTTTGCATGATGATAAGATGATTACATtgtattataataaatttgtgATACTATAAATGTGTACCCTACTCAATACTAATGTCATTGAGTAGGTatcattaattaatatattggtACTTAATAGTATCAAGTTACCATCGTACATAATATCAAGCAACTATTAAATCATGATTCACGTGATACATGGATAGAGCTAAAGTACTTCAATTTTAAATTGGTAATCTACATAATTTAAAACAGTGTAATTAGATTTTAGATTAAATTTGTGTTTAATTATCTAAGTATTTTGTTTTAGATCGTATGTTAGAAAAAAATAGACTCCTGATAAGGTCACTATTTAATTGTAAATTTGTAGCAATAATATTGCAACTTGAATTATTGAACTGTTATAACAAAACTGAAATACTAATAATTGTTCTTTCATAATGAAACTGAAATACTAGTATGGCCCTGCGACGTTTGAAATTGCTAATCAATCAGGCCATGATATCGTCTTAACATGGCCCAATGAAAACATGCAGACGATTACTTGAAAAGTTATACAAGTATATGAATACTTTAACACAAGTTTTCTTgggtaaaatttataaaatatcccTCGTGGATCACGAAATCGTAGATTAATATTTCGCCTAATGATTAATGTTCTATATGCGGATACATGGATATATTTCATAATGTCAATATAATGCACGTAGAGTTCACTGCAATTGATCATAGCACCTATAACAATCTACTCTCCCTTTGAAGGTTATCTCTCTTTGCTTCTCTATTTGTACAATTTCATTGATAGCTCAAATAACAGTTTATGTAGTTATACGTAACTTTTAAGATTGATCTTAAAGCAAACAAAGATGGCCCAAAAGGTGGAAGCACAAGGAGGGAAAGGAGGTATTCAATGGGACGATGGATCCGAACACGATGCCGTAACCAAGATTCAGGTCGGAGCAGGTGGAATCGGCATTCAATACATCAAGTTTGATTACGTGAAGAACGGACAATCCGAAGAAGCCCCTCTTCGGGGAGTCAAAGGCCGTAGTATCGCAGCTGATCCGGTTCCTAGACTTCTTCCTTTtcatttgatataaatataactatACAGTTTACCTTTTTCAGTTTATCACATTTTTATCTCGATATTTGTAGTTTGTTATTAACCATCCAGAGGAGCATCTAGTTTCTGTAGAAGGTTGGTTTAACCCTGATGGTCTCATTCAAGGGCTTAAGTTCATATCCAACAAGAAAACTTCTGATGTCATTGGATACGACGACGGTACTCATTTCACTCTCCAAGTTCAAGACAAGAAGATCATTGGCTTTCATGGGTCTGCCGGAGACTATGTCAACTCTCTTGGAGCTTACTTTGCTCCGTTGACTTCAACCCCGTTGACCCATGCCAAGAAGCTGCCGGCACTTGGCGCTGATGTAGGAACTGCATGGGATGATGGTGCTTACGATGGTGTTAAGAAGGTGTACGTAGGACAGGCCCAAGATGGTATATCAGTCGTTAAGTTTGTGTATGACAAAGGCGCTGAGGACATCGTCGGAGCTGAACATGGAACGAGTACTCTACTCGGATTCGAAGAGGTATCATGCTTTTCTTTCTATATCGGTtaattgtgtgtgtgtgtgtgtgtgtgtgtgtttacaTGTAAAACGCGTGTTAAGGGACCTCGCATACGTTTAGAATGCTTTAGATGCGAAATCGGGTTGTATTTAAGATAATAAGTAATAGGAATGGATCGGTTGAATCTTTTGTGTTACAAATGAAACTATTGTTTAAATACAACCCTATTTCGCATCTCCcataatttctttaaaaatattattgtttgtGTTACAAATGAAACTATACCGGTTTTCATTAGCCAGTATTGAATTGTTTGGTTTCCATTAATTAATTTGCAGTTCGAACTTGACTATCCAAGTGAGTACATCACGGCTGTCCAAGGCACCTACGATAAAATCTTTGGGAGTGATGCCACGGTCATAAATATGCTTAGGTTCAAGACTAATAAGCAAACATCTACTCCCTTTGGACTTGAAGCTGGCACAGCCTTTGAGCTCAAAGAGGAAGGCCACAAGATCGTTGGATTCCATGGAAAAGTCAGTGACCTGCTTCATCAGCTTGGAGTCTATGTCCTGCCAGTCACCAACTGATCATATGacatctttctctttgattccATGCATCTAAAATAAGCTATTA of the Brassica rapa cultivar Chiifu-401-42 chromosome A03, CAAS_Brap_v3.01, whole genome shotgun sequence genome contains:
- the LOC103859668 gene encoding PYK10-binding protein 2, translating into MAQKVEAQGGKGGIQWDDGSEHDAVTKIQVGAGGIGIQYIKFDYVKNGQSEEAPLRGVKGRSIAADPFVINHPEEHLVSVEGWFNPDGLIQGLKFISNKKTSDVIGYDDGTHFTLQVQDKKIIGFHGSAGDYVNSLGAYFAPLTSTPLTHAKKLPALGADVGTAWDDGAYDGVKKVYVGQAQDGISVVKFVYDKGAEDIVGAEHGTSTLLGFEEFELDYPSEYITAVQGTYDKIFGSDATVINMLRFKTNKQTSTPFGLEAGTAFELKEEGHKIVGFHGKVSDLLHQLGVYVLPVTN